A genomic region of Sarcophilus harrisii chromosome 6, mSarHar1.11, whole genome shotgun sequence contains the following coding sequences:
- the PGM2 gene encoding phosphoglucomutase-2, which translates to MATRTAVAAAAAAAVSVAAGDGPGGDSRLDQAAAQWLRWDKNPKTLEMVKQMIADNNREELQKCFGSRMEFGTAGLRAAMGPGISQMNDLTIIQTSQGLCRYLEKNFSDIKKRGVVISFDARAHSSSGGSSKRFAQLAATAFISQGIPVYLFSNITPTPFVPYTVSHLNLCAGIMVTASHNPKQDNGYKVYWDNGAQIISPHDKGISQAIEENQEPWTKAWDDSIISNNPLLHDPYSTINNDYFEDLKKYCFHRNTNSSSTVKFVHTSVHGVGHDFVQSAFKAFDFVPPDAVAEQKAPDPDFPTVKYPNPEEGKGVLTLSFALAEKTQAKIVLANDPDADRLAVAEQQENGEWKVFSGNEMGALLGWWLFTNWKEKNQDRNQDGNALKDLYMLSSTVSSKILRAIALKEGFHFEETLTGFKWMGNRAKQLLEQGKTVLFAFEEAIGYMCCPFVLDKDGVSAAVICAELASFLATKNLSLAQQLKAIYIEYGYHITKASYFICHNQNIIKNLFENLRNYDGKNNYPKTCGKFEVSGVRDLTTGYDSSQPDKKAILPTSKSSQMITFTFTNGGVATMRTSGTEPKIKYYAELCVPPGNSDYEQLKKELDELVSAIEEYFFQPEKNKLQPKSE; encoded by the exons ATGGCGACCCGgacggcggtggcggcggcggcggcggcggccgtgTCGGTGGCGGCCGGGGACGGCCCGGGAGGGGACTCGCGGCTGGACCAGGCGGCCGCCCAGTGGCTTCGCTGGGACAAG AATCCTAAAACTTTAGAAATGGTAAAACAAATGATTGCCGATAATAATAGAGAAGAACTGCAGAAATGTTTTGGTTCCCGAATGGAGTTTGGAACCGCTGGCCTTAGAGCTGCGATGGGACCTGGAATTTCACAGATGAATGATTTAACGATTATTCAGACTTCTCAG GGATTGTGtagatatttggaaaaaaacttcagtgatataaagaaaagaggTGTGGTGATTAGCTTTGATGCTCGAGCTCACTCATCCAGTGGAGGTAGCAGTAAAAg GTTTGCACAGCTAGCTGCAACAGCTTTTATCAGTCAAGGAATTCCTGTGTATCTCTTTTCTAATATAACGCCAACTCCCTTTGTG CCCTATACTGTCTCACATCTGAATCTGTGTGCAGGAATCATGGTCACAGCCTCCCATAACCCAAAGCAGGATAATGGTTACAAG GTCTATTGGGATAATGGAGCTCAGATCATTTCTCCTCATGACAAAGGAATCTCtcaagctattgaagaaaatcagGAGCCATGGACTAAAGCATGGGATGATAGCATAATTAGTAACAACCCACTTCTTCATGACCCATACTCTACAATCAATAATGATTACTTTGAAGACTTAAAGAAATACTGTTTTCATAG AAATACCAACAGTTCATCAACAGTGAAATTTGTCCATACTTCTGTTCATGGTGTAGGCCATGATTTTGTACAGTCGGCTTTCAAGGCATTTGACTTTGTTCCCCCTGATGCTGTTGCTGAACAGAAAGCTCCTGATCCAGACTTTCCAACAGTGAAATACCCAAATCCTGAAGAGGGTAAAGGTGTCTTG ACATTATCATTTGCTTTGGCTGAAAAAACACAGGCTAAAATTGTTTTAGCAAATGATCCAGATGCTGATCGACTTGCAGTAGCAGAACAGCAAGAAAA TGGTGAATGGAAAGTGTTTTCTGGAAATGAGATGGGAGCTCTTTTAGGCTGGTGGCTTTTTACCAATTGGAAGGAAAAGAATCAAGATCGAAATCAAGATGGAAATGCTCTTAAAGATCTGTACATGTTATCCAGCACAGTTTCTTCAAAGATCCTGAGGGCCATTGCCTTAAAGGAAGGTTTCCATTTTGAG GAAACATTAACTGGCTTTAAATGGATGGGAAATCGAGCCAAACAATTACTAGAACAGGGAAAGACTGTTCTATTTGCATTTGAAGAAGCTATCG GATACATGTGCTGTCCTTTTGTTTTGGACAAAGACGGCGTCAGCGCTGCCGTTATATGTGCAGAATTGGCCAGTTTTCTTGCAACTAAGAATTTGTCTCTGGCACAGCAACTGAAAGCCATCTACATTGA ATATGGTTACCATATTACCAAGGCTTCATATTTTATTTGTCACAACCAAAATATcatcaaaaatttatttgaaaacctTAGAAACTATGATGGAAAAAACAATTACCCGAAGACTTGTGGTAAATTTGAAGTTTCCGGAGTTAGGGATCTTACCACAGGCTATGATAGCAGCCAACCTGACAAAAAAGCC ATTCTCCCTACGAGTAAAAGCAGTCAAATGATCACTTTTACTTTTACTAATGGAGGAGTGGCCACCATGAGGACCAGCGGGACGGAGCCCAAAATCAAATACTATGCTGAGCTCTGCGTGCCTCCCGGAAACAG tgacTATGAACAGCTAAAGAAAGAACTGGATGAGCTTGTCAGTGCCATTGAAGAATACTTCTttcaaccagaaaaaaataagttacaGCCTAAGTCAGAGTAA